The region AGACACGTGGATGTCATCTTTACAGCAACACCGCAAGGGTTCTGTGCCTCAGTAATGACAGAGGATATCTTATCCAAAGTAAAAGTAATTGATTTAAGTGCAGACTACCGGATAAAAGATGTAAAGACTTATGAGGAATGGTATGGAATAAAGCATAACAGTCCGGATTTTCTAAAAGAAGCGGTATATGGATTATGTGAGTTTAACAGAGAGGATATAAAAAAAGCACGTTTAATTGCTAATCCTGGATGTTATCCTACTTGTTCTATCTTATCGATATATCCACTGATAAAAGAAGGAATAATTGAAACTGATAGTATTATCATAGATGCAAAGTCAGGTGTTTCAGGAGCTGGTAGAGGTGCAAAGGTTGATAATCTTTACTGTGAGGTAAATGAAAATATGAAAGCTTATGGTGTAAGTACACACCGCCATACCCCTGAGATTGAAGAACAATTCTCCTTGATAACGTTGGAGAACGTAACGATTAATTTTACTCCACATTTAGTTCCAATGAACCGTGGGATATTAATAACTGCTTACGGAAAATTAAAGAAGCGAGTCAGCTATGAGGAAGTTAAGGAAATTTATGATAGATATTATGAGAAGGAATATTTTGTACGTGTTTTAGAAAAAGGGATGCCCCCTGAAACTCGCTGGGTAGAAGGAAGTAATTTTGTAGATGTAAATTTTGTTATAGATAATCGAACAAACCGAATTATTATGATGGGAGCTATGGATAATTTGGTAAAAGGTGCGGCAGGGCAGGCAGTTCAAAATATGAACCTAATGTTTGGGTTACCAGAACAAGAAGGACTTAAATTAGTACCAATGTTTCCTTAATTTATGGAGTATAAACGGGAGAAAGTACCTACACTCACTTTTACTTGTAACGAATAAGAAAACATGGATTAATATCTAACTTTAGATGCGGATAAAACAACGGAGAGAAAGGAGAGTATAAGGGGAGTTCCTTATACAAAAACATTTATGAAGATAATCAAAGGTGGAGTAACAGCAGCGAAAGGTTTTAAGGCTTCAGGCATCTATGCAGGAATAAAGAAAAAAAGAAAAGATATGGCGTTGGTTTATAGTATAGTTCCTGCAGTGGGCGCGGGTGTATTTACAACAAATATAGTAAAAGCTGCACCAGTAAAATGGGATATGAACTTATTAAAGCAAAATAAGGCTATTCAGGCAGTTGTTTTAAATAGTGGAGTTGCGAACGCATGCACTGGCGAACTTGGTGATATAAACAATGAGAAGATGGCAAAAGCCGTTGCGCATGTACTTTCCATACCTGTTAGTTCTGTTTTAACAGCATCTACTGGAGTTATCGGAAAACAATTACCTATAGAGGTAATTGAAGCGGGTTCTAAGAAATTGGTGAATGAATTATCAGACACGAAGGAATCCGGATTATTAGCCGCTGAGGCAATTATGACAACGGACACGATATCTAAAGAATGTGCGGTAACTTTCTTTCTAGGTGAAAAAAAAGTTACAGTAGGTGGTATGAGTAAGGGTTCTGGTATGATTCATCCGAATATGGCAACGATGCTTGGCGTTGTGACAACCGATGTCTCGATTAGTAAAGAAATGTTACAGGCAGTTGTAAGTTCCGGTGTAATTGATACCTTTAATATGATTTCAGTGGATCGAGATACCTCAACAAATGATTCACTCATGGTAATGGCAAATGGTCTTGCTGAAAATGAAATAATTACGGAGAAAAATGAGGCATATTATCTGTTTTATGCAGCATTTCATTATGTAACAGAAACCTTGGCGAAAATGATGGCAGGGGATGGGGAAGGTGCAACGAAATTATTAGAGGTTTCTGTACTTAATGCAGCGACAAAGGAACAAGCTATTACACTTAGTAAATCAATCATAACCTCCAATCTTGTCAAAACAGCTGTATTCGGAAATGACGCAAATTGGGGTAGAATTTTATGTGCTATGGGATACGCTGGAGTTGAATTTGATCCAGATAAGGTGGATTTATTTATAGAAAGTAGTTTGGGAAAATTGCAATTAGTTGAAAACGGTATGGCGACTGATTACTCCGAAGAGTTGGCAACTAAGATACTGTCTCATAAGGAAGTAACTGCTATTGCTGATATGAAACTTGGTACGGCTTTTGCAAAGGCATGGGGATGCGACTTGACTTACGACTATGTTAAAATCAATGCGGATTATCGTTCCTAAGAAAATAAGATCAATTAAGCCAAAACAATAAAATCAATTAAGGCAGTAAAAATAAAAGATTAATTATGACGGTAAAATTATAACATAAGGGGACTTCATATGGATCAAATATTAGTAAAAGCACAAACATTAATAGAGGCGTTACCATATATTCAAAAATTTAATAATAAGAAGGTTGTAGTAAAGTACGGGGGAAGTGCTATGCTTGACCCGGAACTTGAGCTTAATGTAATTAAGGATGTAGTTTTATTAAAATTAGTTGGTATGCAGCCAATCATTGTACATGGTGGCGGTAAGGAGATTAGTAAATGGGTTTCCTTACTAGGTCATGAGTCAAAGTTTGTCGATGGACTTCGGGTAACGGATGAAGTGACAATGGAAGTCGCTGAAATGGTACTTGGTAAAGTTAATAAGCACTTGGTGCAGATGGTACAACAACTTGGAGTAAAAGCAGTTGGTATTAGCGGTAAGGATGGTGCGACACTTTGTTGTGAAAAGAAGTTAGTAAATGGAGAAGATATCGGTTTTGTTGGTAATATTTCAGAAGTTAATACCGATTTAATCGATACTTTAATTAAAAATGATTTTATTCCAATTATTGCACCAATTGGACTTGATAAGAATTATATGGCTTATAACATTAATGCGGACGATGCTGCTTGTGCGGTGTCCACTGCTATAGGTGCTGAAAAATTGGCATTTTTAACAGATATCGAAGGTGTCTATCAAAATCCTGAAGATAAGTCAACGCTGATTTCCGTTTTAACTTTAGAAAAAGCGGATGAGTTAATCCAAGAAGGATTTATTGGCGGTGGTATGTTACCAAAACTAAAAAATTGTATTGATGCAGTTAGAAGCGGGGTATCAAGGGTTCATATTTTAGATGGAAGAAGAGAACATTGTTTGTTACTTGAATTTTTTACGAATAAAGGGATTGGAACAGCAATAATAAATGATGATTCAATCTTATTTGAACATGAAAGTGGGATGAAGGAGGGGTGAGGATGGAGAACATAATAAACCAACAAGAACAGGTACTGATGCATACGTATAATCGTTATCCCGTTGTATTAGATCATGGGGAAGGTGTTTATCTCTATGATATTAATGGCAAAAAATATCTCGATTTTGTATCAGGTATTGCGGTATTTGCTCTTGGTTATGCGAATGGTGAGTATAATAATGTACTGAAAGAACAATTAGATAAACTTATCCATACGTCAAATTATTTTTATAGTGAACCAGCACTCGCTGCAGCAAAGAAATTAGTTAAGGCAACTGGAATGGACCGTGTTTTCTTTACCAATAGCGGAACAGAAGCAATCGAAGGTGCAATAAAGTTAGCAAGAAAGTATTATTATAAGAAATACGGGAAAGCAGATAGTGAAATAATTGCTATGGAACATTCTTTTCACGGAAGAAGTATGGGAGCTTTATCCGTAACTGGTACAAAAAAATACAGAGATGCCTTTGAACCACTGATTGGTGGTGCTGTTTTTGTTCCTTATAATAATATAAATGAGTTAAAGGGTAGAATTTCTGATAAAACCTGCGCTATATTAATAGAAACGGTACAAGGAGAGGGTGGTATTTATCCAGCGGACCCTGAGTATTTAAAAGAAGTGCGCCAGATTTGTGATGATAAAGATATTGTACTTATCCTAGATGAAATACAATGCGGGATGGGACGTTGTGGAACTATGTTTGCTTACGAACAATATGGAATAACCCCTGATATTGTTACTACTGCCAAAGCGTTAGGGTGCGGGGTACCTGTTGGTGCATTTGCAGCGAAAGAATCCGTAGCTAATGCTCTAGAACCTGGGGATCATGGAACTACTTATGGTGGGAACCCTTTGGCTACAGCAGCTGTTTCTAAAGTTTTTGATTTATTTGAACAGGAACAGATTTTATCAAATGTAAAGGTTGTAGGGGAGTATTTACAGGGAAAATTACTAGAGCTTAAAAAAGACAATAACTCAATTGTTACCATAAGAGGCAAGGGGATGATGCTTGGCTTAGAATTTAATATTCCAGTGAAAGATATCATTGCTCGTGCGCTAGAAAAGAACCTTATTTTAATATCAGCCGGAACTAAGGTAATACGTTTCTTACCACCGTTAATTATAGAGAAGAAGCATGTAGATGAAATGATTTCTATTTTTAAAGAATGCATAGGAATGAACGGAACAAATAAATAGAAGTTGAACCAATAGTTCTATCATTTTGAGATAAGGTACGATTTTATAGCTACTCCTTAATTTTTAGAGTCAGCAGGCTGTAAGAGTGGAAGAAATTAAATATACCACTCTTACAGCCTGTTGTCATGATAGCGCCTTTATCCTTTCAAAGGTTCTTATCGTCAAGAGCTCATCTTTATTCGTCCCAAAAGTCCACAATCTCTTTAAGAATTTCATCTTTTGTTGTCAGTGTCGCTTCATTAATTGTCGTACCTGTTTCTTTTCTATTTTCGCATAGTAATTAGCAAAATAGGGAAAACTACAGACGTTAAAGAGAACTTTGCGCGAGAAAGTATAAGGATAATTAGGAGGTTTTAAAAATGATTGGTTGGATCGTAGCATTAATTTCGGGTGCGTTAATGAGTATACAGGGAGTCTTTAATACAGGTGTTACAAAGCAGACAAGTGTGTGGGTAGCATCTTCCTTTGTTCAATTTTCAGCTTTAATCGTATGTTTAGCAGCCTATTTTATTACGGGTAGGGAAGGTAACTTTGGACAACTGATACGGATACAAGACAAGTACATGTTACTCGGTGGAGCAATTGGAGCATTCATAACATTTACTGTGATTCAAAGCATCGGTTCTCTTGGTCCAGCGAAGGCTACCATACTTATTGTAACTGCACAATTAGTAGCTTCTTATGTTATTGAGCTTTTCGGAATCTTTGGAACGGAAAAAGTTCCTTTTGAATGGAGAAAGTTAATTGGACTTGCACTCATGATTGGCGGTATCATAACCTTTAAATGGGAAAAATAGTACAATACGAGAAAAGTACGCTTCGCGAACTTTTTCTAGTCATAAATAATCAAAAAATATTTGCTTTTTTCCACTTGTATTCACCTATCTAATTAGGTACAATGGTATTGTGTAGTGTATTGAGACTATTGCTCCTAAAGGTTATCAATGAAAGGATAATCCTATGGAGAAAAAACGTAAAATTGCAGGTTTTTGTTTGATATTAGCTCTTATAATCGCCGGGGGTATTTATTCAAGTACTGTCTTTGGTGGGAAAGCAGATCCCGAGGTAGTGTTGTTAAATGGTGATGGTAAGAAATTGGAGGATCCGAAGTATCCAAAGGATACTTCGGGAGAATTATCTGAAATTACTTTAAGAAATGATAAGGAAGTAAGCAAAGAAAATATCTCAGAACAAGACCTGCTATTAGAGGCTGTAATTCATGTCTGCGGAGAAGTAAATAATCCTGGTGTGTATACTCTTTCAGAAAAAGCAAGAGTTGTAGATGCTATTGAGGCTGCAGGAGGATTTACGAAGGAAGCAGCGGAAGATGCTTTTAATCAAGCCGCTTTGATTACAGATGGACAAAGGATTTATGTTCCAAACAAAAAGGAAGTGGAAACGCTATCCGATGTAGAAATTGCAGAAGTCGTATTTTCTAACCCGACTGGGAAAGAAAAGAACGATGAAAGTTCTAATAAAACAAA is a window of Lachnoclostridium phytofermentans ISDg DNA encoding:
- the argC gene encoding N-acetyl-gamma-glutamyl-phosphate reductase, whose product is MIKVGIIGSTGYAGQELVRILLQHKEVSIVWYGSKSYIDKKYSEVFQNMFQIVEESCFDDNMEELARHVDVIFTATPQGFCASVMTEDILSKVKVIDLSADYRIKDVKTYEEWYGIKHNSPDFLKEAVYGLCEFNREDIKKARLIANPGCYPTCSILSIYPLIKEGIIETDSIIIDAKSGVSGAGRGAKVDNLYCEVNENMKAYGVSTHRHTPEIEEQFSLITLENVTINFTPHLVPMNRGILITAYGKLKKRVSYEEVKEIYDRYYEKEYFVRVLEKGMPPETRWVEGSNFVDVNFVIDNRTNRIIMMGAMDNLVKGAAGQAVQNMNLMFGLPEQEGLKLVPMFP
- the argJ gene encoding bifunctional glutamate N-acetyltransferase/amino-acid acetyltransferase ArgJ produces the protein MKIIKGGVTAAKGFKASGIYAGIKKKRKDMALVYSIVPAVGAGVFTTNIVKAAPVKWDMNLLKQNKAIQAVVLNSGVANACTGELGDINNEKMAKAVAHVLSIPVSSVLTASTGVIGKQLPIEVIEAGSKKLVNELSDTKESGLLAAEAIMTTDTISKECAVTFFLGEKKVTVGGMSKGSGMIHPNMATMLGVVTTDVSISKEMLQAVVSSGVIDTFNMISVDRDTSTNDSLMVMANGLAENEIITEKNEAYYLFYAAFHYVTETLAKMMAGDGEGATKLLEVSVLNAATKEQAITLSKSIITSNLVKTAVFGNDANWGRILCAMGYAGVEFDPDKVDLFIESSLGKLQLVENGMATDYSEELATKILSHKEVTAIADMKLGTAFAKAWGCDLTYDYVKINADYRS
- the argB gene encoding acetylglutamate kinase codes for the protein MDQILVKAQTLIEALPYIQKFNNKKVVVKYGGSAMLDPELELNVIKDVVLLKLVGMQPIIVHGGGKEISKWVSLLGHESKFVDGLRVTDEVTMEVAEMVLGKVNKHLVQMVQQLGVKAVGISGKDGATLCCEKKLVNGEDIGFVGNISEVNTDLIDTLIKNDFIPIIAPIGLDKNYMAYNINADDAACAVSTAIGAEKLAFLTDIEGVYQNPEDKSTLISVLTLEKADELIQEGFIGGGMLPKLKNCIDAVRSGVSRVHILDGRREHCLLLEFFTNKGIGTAIINDDSILFEHESGMKEG
- a CDS encoding aspartate aminotransferase family protein; translation: MENIINQQEQVLMHTYNRYPVVLDHGEGVYLYDINGKKYLDFVSGIAVFALGYANGEYNNVLKEQLDKLIHTSNYFYSEPALAAAKKLVKATGMDRVFFTNSGTEAIEGAIKLARKYYYKKYGKADSEIIAMEHSFHGRSMGALSVTGTKKYRDAFEPLIGGAVFVPYNNINELKGRISDKTCAILIETVQGEGGIYPADPEYLKEVRQICDDKDIVLILDEIQCGMGRCGTMFAYEQYGITPDIVTTAKALGCGVPVGAFAAKESVANALEPGDHGTTYGGNPLATAAVSKVFDLFEQEQILSNVKVVGEYLQGKLLELKKDNNSIVTIRGKGMMLGLEFNIPVKDIIARALEKNLILISAGTKVIRFLPPLIIEKKHVDEMISIFKECIGMNGTNK
- a CDS encoding DMT family transporter — its product is MIGWIVALISGALMSIQGVFNTGVTKQTSVWVASSFVQFSALIVCLAAYFITGREGNFGQLIRIQDKYMLLGGAIGAFITFTVIQSIGSLGPAKATILIVTAQLVASYVIELFGIFGTEKVPFEWRKLIGLALMIGGIITFKWEK
- a CDS encoding helix-hairpin-helix domain-containing protein; the protein is MEKKRKIAGFCLILALIIAGGIYSSTVFGGKADPEVVLLNGDGKKLEDPKYPKDTSGELSEITLRNDKEVSKENISEQDLLLEAVIHVCGEVNNPGVYTLSEKARVVDAIEAAGGFTKEAAEDAFNQAALITDGQRIYVPNKKEVETLSDVEIAEVVFSNPTGKEKNDESSNKTKVNINKATKEELMTIPGIGEAKALSIISYRTEHGLFSTIEELQNISGIKSAVFNRMKDFITVGK